The Nitrospira sp. nucleotide sequence GCACACCACCGCCGTCCTTTCGGGATCTTGCTTGATGCGAGCCTCGATCATCGGCAGGATGGAAGTGGCCTGCTGCACGTCGACCGTAGTCCGGTTCCACTCGACCAAGAGCTGCCGTCGTTCGTCTTGCGTCAGCAGCGGGAGATCGAGCAGCCGCGAAGCGGGGTTTGCAATCAGGCCGGAGAGAATCATTTCGATTTGGGCAAGCATGCGGTCGACCGTTCCACCGTCGAACAATGCTCGGTCATAGAGCATCACCAGCTCAAGCCCCTCGATCCCATTGACGACCAATAGCGTGAGATCAAGCTCGACGGCCACATCATCAAGCGGGACATGTCTGACCGACAATCCCTCGAGATGCAACTCGCTGAGAGGATCGTCCTCCCATACGATCATGACATTGAACACATGCGGCGAGTCTGCGGCTCTTCGTCCCTTGAGCGCACCGATCACTCGTTCGAACGGAACATCTTGATGGTCATAGGCATCGCCTACGGTCTGGCGAGCGCGACGGAGGAGCTGCTCGCCGGTCTCGACATCGGAGAGGTCCATGCGCAAGGCCACGGTATTGGCGAAATACCCCACCACATCCTGCCAGTGCGATTGACGACGATTCGCCAATACCGTCCCAACGACGATATCGGTTGTCCGGGTGGCGCGTTGGAGCCAGGCGCACAACGCGGAATAGACCGCCATGAATTTGGTCGTGCCCTGCCGGCTGCAGAACGCTCCCAGGTCAGCCACCATCGATTCGGGAAGCGCGCGGATTCTTGATCCTCCCTGGAACAACGGCACACGCGGGCGCGGGCGGTCAGCAGGCAGGTCCAGTACCGATGGCATGCGGTCCAACTGGCGCTGCCAGTATCCCAGCTGAGCGACGTATCGTTCACTCTCCAACTGGTTCCTCTGCCATTGGCTGAATTCAAGATACGATCGCGGCGAACGCGCGGGAATCATCGCCGGATCTTTCGGTCGCGACCTGTACTGTTGCGTAAGTTCCCGGCACAGCAACCGCAAGGACCACCCATCCGAGACAAGGCGATGAACGGTTAGGATGCAGAGGTGCTCCCCATCTTCTATCTCAAGAAGAAATGTCCTGAGCAAGGGTGGGCACCCCAAATCAAATGGAACAAGGACTTCTTCCCGAATCCTCCGGCGGATTTCTGCGTCACGGTTTGAAGGAGAGAGATCGCGCAAGGAGGCCCGGGTGACCTTCGCGGCGGCTTTGGTCGAAGTCGCCTGATAGGGAAGCTCCCCAACTGAGGCAAACCCCATCCTCAATATGTCATGCCGCTGTACAAGCTCCTGGATGCTGGCATCGAAGGCCGGAAGATCTAACGGTCCGGACAGCCTCATCCCGATGGAAATATGATTCAACGCGCTGCCAGGCTGTACTTGCTCCAAAAACCATAACCGCTCTTGACTGCAGGAAAGCGGAGACCGACCCACTTCCCCGTCCTCTGCCTGCAGGCCTCTCCCCTCAGATTCCGGCCCGCCGGCCTGGCCACGCAAGCTCCGCTCTGGTCCGAAAGCTGGCTCCGAGAGCGCCGTCTGAAGATAGGCCGCGAGATCCCGCACCGTCCCCTGGCCAAATAACTGGCCGAATGAAAGTTCAACCCCGCACTCCTGTTCAAGTCGATTCTTGACCAGGCTGGTACCGAGGGAGTCTAACCCAATATTGACCAAGGGCATTCCCGCTTCAATTTTGGAGACGGGGAGCCCTGACTGTTCTGCGAATACACGCTGCACATAACTTTCAAGCCCTTCGCCGCGCTTCAACAGGTCGTGAACCTTTCGAGAGCCTTCAGCGATCGACCCCGAACTAGTCACGGCCGCTTCAGCCGGGAGCATCAGTGTGGAAAGCACGGCCAGCGACTGTTCCAGATATGCTTTTCGACAGGCTTGTCGTTGCACTTTTCCGCTTGAAGTCTTGGGAATCACCCCATGCCGCGCCAGGACAACCCCCCACACCGGCACTTCAAACCGTTCTGCCAGAGTGACGCGAACGGCCGTCGCCACCTCTTCAGCCCGCAGCTCCTGTTGGCGATCGACTTCAAGCACAATAATCAAACGCTCGACCTCGTCCACTTCGACTGAGAAAGCCACGCATCCACCGCTCCGTGCCATGGGGTGGCAGACTTCAACGGCTGCTTCCAAGTCTTGAGGATAGATATTCCTCCCGTTCAGAATGATCAGATCTTTGAGACGACCGGTAATGACGACCTGTCCTTCACTGAAGAACCCCAAGTCTCCCGTACGGAGAAAATGTTCCTCGGGCCGACCGGAAACCTGAGCGTTGAATACCTCGATGGTCGCCTCAGCCCTCCGCCAATACCCTAAGGCCACGCTAGGACTGGACACCCAGATCTCTCCGACTTGGCCGGCGGCACATTCGAGGCCACTACCCGGTTCGACGATGATGACCTGCGAACCTGGAAGCGGACGACCACACCCCACAAGCTCGCGTACACCCACATCATCCGGCCTTCGGACTTCGACCCGATGTGATTCAAGCGCAGCCGAATCCACCGTGATCATATGGGGTGCTTCAGCCCGCGCGGTGCTGGACACCACCAGGGTGGCCTCAGCCAACCCATACGCCGGCATGAATGCATTCCCCTTGAATCCGTGGGGGGCAAACACTTGGGTGAACGTATTGATGGTCCGGTGATGAATAGGCTCGGCTCCACAACTGGCCACCGCCCAGCGCGCAAGATCACCGGACCAGCCCGGTTGTTTTTGAAAAGCCTTCACACAAGCATCGTAGGCAAAGCTCGGAGCGCCGCTATGCGTGATATCCCACCGGTCGATGGCTTCAAGCCAGCGGAGTGGCCGCCGAAGAAATGTAAGCGGTGATAAGAGGAACGCCGGAATGCCCCCATATAAGGGTGCAAGAATCCCGTGCACCAATCCATAGTCGTGAAAATACGGGAGCCAGCACAACGAGCGGCTCTCCGCATTGACTCCTGCTGTCTGATGAATAGCTTCACATTGAGCCAGGACGTTGCGGTGACTGACCATCACACCACGTGGTGTCGCCGTTGAACCTGACGTATATTGCAAATAGGCGAGATCCGAGATCGGCGAACGGTGTTCCAGGCTCGGCCACCCCTCACCCGTCGGTTGATCAGTGGCGAGCCATTGGACCTGGCGATCCGGTGCCACGAGGGATTGCTCCGCACACAGGGTCTGGATGCCAGCCGTCGTCAGAACGAGCGCGGCTTGCGCATCATCCAGGATGGCCTGTAGGCGCGAGAGGCTGTGCTTGCGCCTGATGGGATCCGGCGCGGGAGCTGGAACGGGAACGAGGCCGGCTTGGATACAAGCCCAGAAGGCCACGACCACTTCGAGCCCAGGGGGATAAATGAGGAGCGCGCGAGTACCCGGCTCAGCGCGCGCCCCCAGAGCCATTGCAAGCACGTTCACTTCACCTGCAAGTTCAGCCCAGGTAAGTTGACGGTCTATCGCAACAGTATCTTTGAGATAGGCATAGGCCAACCCGCCGCCGGCCTGCTCACAGCGGTAGGCAAATAATTCGACCAGGGTGCGGATTGAACTAGGTACTGATTCGCTCATGCAGGCAAATAGAACAGCAGGAAACAATGAATCCGAATGACTCAATAATGGACAGATCCTATGCCGGATCAGAAGAATTTTCTACCGCTACGGAAGGATAATACGGACCGCTGCATTCCAGAAGAGATTTCCTGTTCTGCGCACAAAACAGGCCCAGGAGACTTCACGCAACGTCATGATTCAGTGGAACAATTCATCCTACTTGGAGATTCCCAAGGCACCGTGATTCTTACCCCAATGATTTCGTGGTTAGATCGTCCACGATGAGAGAAAACTCATTGAAATATCATGCCTCTCACTGTAAGCTCCCCCCATAGCTTGATCGGTCAGGGGCGCGCGTCTTTCGGTGCCTCCCAATTCAGCACGTTGCCAGGAGAGGTGCCAGAGTGGCCGAATGGACTCGCCTCGAAAGCGGGCGTCCTCGCAAGGGGACCGTGGGTTCAAATCCCACCCTCTCCGCCAAACCGCACTTCGTGCGACCCGCCCGCTCGATATCGTCTTAGCGCTATTGACGCGGGCGGATAAACACCTTCATATTTTCTTCACCTTCTCTCCCAAGACCCTCCGCAATTCGACCATCGCGAGCGTGTCGCGCTTGCAGTAGGCTAACAGTGCTTCCTGAATCCTGGCCCGCTCGATCCAGTCGCTCTCGACAAACACCATCTTGTAGTACTCCGATGCCGCCTGCCCGCCTTCACGAATGTTGAGATCGTCATAGCGCAACGAAGGCACCAGTGTCGGCAGCACCTCCTTCAGCGAGTACGATCCGCCGAACTCCGGATGGTAGTAATGCTCTTTGACAATCGGGTGCAGATCCCAAATCCGTTTCACCAACGCCTTGAGCGCTGTTCGTAGTTCAGGGAGAAACTCCGCCAGGTGCTCGATCACAGATTTCTCATACGGGGAATAGACACAAATACTCCCCGTGCCTCCCAGGGAATCCAGAAGGGATTCGGCCAATGACTTCCGGGGATCAGTCCCTTCTGCGTGGAGGAATTCGTGATGCACGAGTTCGCCGGAAGCCTGCTCGATATGATTCGACCATTGCACCGGCAGCGCTTGATAGGGGCGCGTGCCGGCAAAGCGAGGCACGGCCAGCATGACGGTCTCAAAATCCAGGTGATGGACGGGAAACCGCACGGTCTTGAGCGCGGCTTCCAGCTTCTCGGACACCCACTCCACGTTGTCTTTGACCTTGCGCTGAACGGCCGAAAGCTTCGTGCCATCCGGAATCTCATCGATGGTCACGATGCCCTGCTCGGCGAGTTGACTGGTGATCTGCTTGGCGCCAGGCAGGTGAAAGATCCACCGTGCAGGCTTCTGACTCGTGCAATGAGCCCAGAAGGGACATTCATACGGGGCAAAACAATGGCGATCCGGTTCAATCACAGGGATGGCCGGTGACAGTAACATGGTCTTCATCGCGGCTATCCGCTCCGGCACAGTCACTTGCCGCTCCAAGACAATTGAGGAGAGTTCATCGATCGCGAACAGCTCGTTCAACTCGACCTCGCCGCCGGCATAGGTATAGGCGGTATTGATGCGCATAAGATGACAGCTGACGATGTTGAGGCCTGCCCCCACGAGCACGTGGCGCTGCAGCGCCAGATCGTCCAGGTGCACATCCTTCACCTTGGTGGATGACTTGACCTCGATCAATCGCCACCCCGCCAAAGCTTCGTCTTCGCCTCGTACCCGCTCCAGAATATCCACGCGAACGAGTACGCCATCGGCCATGATCGCTGCTTCATAAATCGCCGGGACAGACTCATCCGCCATCAGCGCGGAGGTTTGGGTGAGCGCCGCCTCGGTCTGTCGATACCCGGCTGTTACGAGACGGCCGCCGGGGAACCGGCGGCGCGCCAGCTCACCGACTTCCGTCCCCATATCCAGGATCGCCTGCGTCCCCGCGTCAGGCGGAGTTGCAAGATAGGGCCGATGGATATCGAGATACAGGCGCTTATGACATTGGAGGCCGGAGATATATTTGGATTTCGATAAGCGCGGCGTTTTCTGCACGCCGTCTTGCGGAAGATCTGTGGCTTGTTCAGTCATCGTGTGACCCTAACGAACGATGACGTATTTGTCTAGCTGGACATCGCCTCAGTTCTGTAGGATAGGCGCCCATGGGTTCCCGCATCGCCGACATCCGCAAATCTGTGCTCACCCTGGCCCTGCCGGTCACTGTCAGTAGTCTCCTTCAACGAACCGAAGGAATCGTCGCGGTCTTTCTGGTAGGGGGACTCGGTGCGACGCCCATTGCCGCCGTCGGATTGGGGCAACTCCTGGCGTTCATCGCCACGACGCTGGTCTCAGGCCTCTCGGTAGGCTCCAACGTGATCATTGCCCAGCTGTGGGGAGCCAGACGACATCGGGACGCCGGAGAAGCCGCCCGCCACTTTCTCGGGATTTCCATTGCAGTCTCACTCGCGCTGGCGGCACTGGGGATGACGCTGAACCGGTTCGCGATGGAGGGGCTGGGAGCTGAATCCGGCGTCATTGCGCTGGCGATTCCCTACTCCACGATCATCTTTCTGGTGATCCCCTTCACCGTGCTGCTTCAGGTATTGTCCTCAATCCTACAGGGCACCGGCGACACTCGCACGCCAATGTATGCCATGATCCTGGTCAATCTGCTGCACATCGGTATCGCCTACCCTCTCGTCTACGGATACTGGGGCCTGCCCGCACTCGGCGTCAAAGGAGCCGCGATTGCCGTGGGAATCGCCGAAGCCATCGGCGTTGCCTTCCTCTGGTGGCGCAGTCGCCCTGTTTTGAAATCGTCCGCACACCTCCGACTCGATCTCATCCGAACCATGTGGCATGTCGGCGCACCGGTTTCTGGCGAACGGATCGTGCAGCAAGCGGGCATCCTCATCTATACGAAACTGGTGCTGCTGTACGGCACCGTGTCCTATGCCGCCCATCAGGTGGGCCTCTCGATCGAGTCGCTGTCGTTTTTGCCGGGCTATGGATTTGCCATCGCCGCCGCCACCATGGTCGGCCAGAGCATCGGAGCCGGGAAATACACCAGAGCGAAACTGGAAAACTGGGAAGCCAATCGCCTGGCCATCGTCATCATGGCCAGCATGGGCGTCGTATTCTTCTTCTTTCCCTATCTGCTCCTGCGCGCCTTCACCACCGACGAAGCAGTCATCGAACTCGGTACGGTGTTCCTGAAGATCGTCGCCCTTCTACAGATCCCCCTCGCGCTCACGATGGTCATCGCCGGGTCGCTGCGCGGCGCCGGAGACACCCGATTCATCATGGGCGCAACAATGGTGGGCATGTGGGGCGTGCGTGTCCCGATGGCATTGATCATCGCCCTCTGGCTCCATCTCTCGGTGTTCTATGTCTGGCTGGCGATGATCGCGGACTGGACCGTGAGAATGGCGTTACTGCTCTGGCGTTACCGATCGGAGCGGTGGAAAGCGATTCGGGTCATCAAGACAGCGCGCATAGCATGAGCTGACACACTCTCAGATTCCCCGCTCTAGCAATTCGTTCGCTCTTCAGCCGGAGGTCTCGTATCCTTTCCGCTGCCCACTCGCACTTCGATCCGACCCACGCCTTTCACATTGGCGCAGAGATCGCCGAGCCCCGGTGTAATCAGACGATAGGGCCCGCCCTTTCCATCGGGCAATGGCTCGCCGTTGAGCTCGTAAAGCAGGACGCCAAAATCTTTGGCCTGTTGGAGCGTGAGCGTAGCCGCATACTTTCCGTCAATTGAATGAAACGTCACATGATCGGCCTCGATCGCCAGTGCCGGCACATCGAGCAAGCCCTTCACCTTGATCGCCTTCCCCGTCATACCCGGCATGACGGCGCTGACGTCTGCCACATGATGCTCCGCCGGAAGTTGCCGGAGGGCCGCATAATCAAGTGAGACCGGCTGCACCACCGCCCCGTCGATTCGCACGACTCCAGAACCCTTCTTGCCCTGCTCAGTGATCGTCTTGATCATCGCCGTCATCGCCTCGTTCACGGGAGTCGGAATGCCCAATTCTCGCCCTTTCTGCACAATGTACCCGTTCAAATAGGCGATCTCGGTCTGCCGTCCCGCTTTCCAATCGTCGTACATCGACGTGTGAATATCCCGGATCTCCTGCGTGGCTTTGACGACCCGCTCCGCCATATCCGCCGGCAACGGCACCTTGACCGCCGCTGAGACCGCGGCGACTTCATCGACGATCTGATGGATCACCCGCAGCATTTCCGGATGATCCAAAGCCTTGGCCACCTTGTCGTCGATCAGCACCGTGATCGGATTGAAGACGCAGTTCCAGCACATCTTCTCCCACTTGCTCCGGCGGATATCTTTCGAGAGATGACAGGGAATACCGGCAGCCGTGAAAAGCTCCTTGATCTTGAGCACGCGCTCGCTCTCATGCCCCATCAATTCGCCGATCGCCACCGCACCCTTTTTATAGTGATCGATCACCCCGGGCTCGGCAATTTTCGAATAGATGAAGGCCACGCCGCCGACGACGCAGTCACGCGAGGTGCGTGCGATGATCCGGTCTTCGGTATCGATGCCGTTCTGCAAGGTCAGGATGACGGTCTTCTCCGTCAACACCGGTTCGATCTGCGCCATGACCTCATCAAGGTCGAACGCCTTCACACCGAGAATAACCAAGTCAGGCTGGGGCAATTCCCTGGGATCCGCCGCGGCCTGCGGATGGACCGTGAACGTCCCGCTCGCACTGCGGATCGTCAACCCGCTCTGCTTCACCGCTGCCAAGGTCTTCGGCCTGAGGAGAAACGACACGTGAGGATTGTTCTTGGCGAGATGCGCGCCGAAAAATCCGCCCACTGACCCGGCACCGACGACTAGAATGTTCTTCATGTTCACTCCCTTATTTACGGACAGCGTACTATAGCAGGCGACCGAACTAGGATAAAATAGTGCGCATGAGTTCCACCCCGCTGCATGAGGCGCAATCCCGCCTCGCATCCGCACAAGCCATCACGATCTTGACCGGGGCCGGTGTCTCCGCCGACAGCGGCGTGCCGACATTTCGCGGAATCGACGGACTATGGCGCAATTTTCGAGCGGAAGAACTAGCGACACCGGACGCGTTTGAGCGAGACCCCAGGCTGGTATGGGAATGGTACAACTGGCGGCGGGAATTAATTGCCACGAAACGACCCAACGACGCTCACGTCGCCATCGCATCATTGGAATCGCGCCGCCTCGATTTCTGGCTCATCACTCAAAATGTAGATGGCCTCCACAGGCAGGCCGGATCCACCCAGCTCTCGGAAATTCACGGCAACATCTGGATGGTCCGTTGCACGGGATGTGGTGCGGCGACAGAGAACCACCAGGTACCGCTACCGCTCCTGCCCCATTGTGGACCGTGCGGAGGGCTCTTGCGTCCTCACATCGTCTGGTTTGGTGAATCCTTACATGAGGACGATCTTGCCCGCTGCGCACAACACCTACAGGCCTGTGATGTGCTGCTCGTAATCGGCACTTCCGGCGTGGTCTATCCGGCAGCCGGGTTTGCCTCGATTGCAAAGGACGCCGGAGCCACGGTCATTGAAGTGAATCTCGACCAGACTCCCCAATCAGACCTGGTAGATATTTCCTTGCGCGG carries:
- a CDS encoding DUF2779 domain-containing protein; the encoded protein is MTEQATDLPQDGVQKTPRLSKSKYISGLQCHKRLYLDIHRPYLATPPDAGTQAILDMGTEVGELARRRFPGGRLVTAGYRQTEAALTQTSALMADESVPAIYEAAIMADGVLVRVDILERVRGEDEALAGWRLIEVKSSTKVKDVHLDDLALQRHVLVGAGLNIVSCHLMRINTAYTYAGGEVELNELFAIDELSSIVLERQVTVPERIAAMKTMLLSPAIPVIEPDRHCFAPYECPFWAHCTSQKPARWIFHLPGAKQITSQLAEQGIVTIDEIPDGTKLSAVQRKVKDNVEWVSEKLEAALKTVRFPVHHLDFETVMLAVPRFAGTRPYQALPVQWSNHIEQASGELVHHEFLHAEGTDPRKSLAESLLDSLGGTGSICVYSPYEKSVIEHLAEFLPELRTALKALVKRIWDLHPIVKEHYYHPEFGGSYSLKEVLPTLVPSLRYDDLNIREGGQAASEYYKMVFVESDWIERARIQEALLAYCKRDTLAMVELRRVLGEKVKKI
- a CDS encoding MATE family efflux transporter, translated to MGSRIADIRKSVLTLALPVTVSSLLQRTEGIVAVFLVGGLGATPIAAVGLGQLLAFIATTLVSGLSVGSNVIIAQLWGARRHRDAGEAARHFLGISIAVSLALAALGMTLNRFAMEGLGAESGVIALAIPYSTIIFLVIPFTVLLQVLSSILQGTGDTRTPMYAMILVNLLHIGIAYPLVYGYWGLPALGVKGAAIAVGIAEAIGVAFLWWRSRPVLKSSAHLRLDLIRTMWHVGAPVSGERIVQQAGILIYTKLVLLYGTVSYAAHQVGLSIESLSFLPGYGFAIAAATMVGQSIGAGKYTRAKLENWEANRLAIVIMASMGVVFFFFPYLLLRAFTTDEAVIELGTVFLKIVALLQIPLALTMVIAGSLRGAGDTRFIMGATMVGMWGVRVPMALIIALWLHLSVFYVWLAMIADWTVRMALLLWRYRSERWKAIRVIKTARIA
- a CDS encoding 2-dehydropantoate 2-reductase — its product is MKNILVVGAGSVGGFFGAHLAKNNPHVSFLLRPKTLAAVKQSGLTIRSASGTFTVHPQAAADPRELPQPDLVILGVKAFDLDEVMAQIEPVLTEKTVILTLQNGIDTEDRIIARTSRDCVVGGVAFIYSKIAEPGVIDHYKKGAVAIGELMGHESERVLKIKELFTAAGIPCHLSKDIRRSKWEKMCWNCVFNPITVLIDDKVAKALDHPEMLRVIHQIVDEVAAVSAAVKVPLPADMAERVVKATQEIRDIHTSMYDDWKAGRQTEIAYLNGYIVQKGRELGIPTPVNEAMTAMIKTITEQGKKGSGVVRIDGAVVQPVSLDYAALRQLPAEHHVADVSAVMPGMTGKAIKVKGLLDVPALAIEADHVTFHSIDGKYAATLTLQQAKDFGVLLYELNGEPLPDGKGGPYRLITPGLGDLCANVKGVGRIEVRVGSGKDTRPPAEERTNC
- a CDS encoding NAD-dependent deacylase — translated: MSSTPLHEAQSRLASAQAITILTGAGVSADSGVPTFRGIDGLWRNFRAEELATPDAFERDPRLVWEWYNWRRELIATKRPNDAHVAIASLESRRLDFWLITQNVDGLHRQAGSTQLSEIHGNIWMVRCTGCGAATENHQVPLPLLPHCGPCGGLLRPHIVWFGESLHEDDLARCAQHLQACDVLLVIGTSGVVYPAAGFASIAKDAGATVIEVNLDQTPQSDLVDISLRGRAKELVPLLLQAGK